The segment tattttttatgttAAATGCATTTTTTTGTATAAGTGGATTGAATATATCTATTTGCTTAGATTTCCTTCCTAAAGTGTTCCATTCCCCTGTGTAACTTCTTACATGGATTCTCTTTGAGGTTATGTTCATCCAATCGCATTGTTCAACCATAACTGCCAGTTTCCACTATTGGCCATGCCATAGCAACATAGCGCTTCTCGGGAAATTATTCTGACACAATTACAACGAGCAGTAATGATCTAAATCATATAATTTTATTAACTCAGCTGGTTGTTTACTGGCATGATACTTGTTGTGAGGATGAAAAACGTTTCACCATGTTGGACAGATATTCATAATGGCTTGTTCAATCACCATTGTCATACCACACTTATACACTCATTATTTAATGCACTTTAACAACAAGGTACAATAGTTAGATCTGAGGGGAACAATTGGCATTTATCATGTACAGGAAATCAAACAAAAGCCAGACTTTAACCAAACTGTACAGCAGGGAAGAGGTGGGATGAGAGCCACACCATCGTGTGTTAATTTTCACTGTAGCTAGTGTTCCAAACAAAAGACCAGCTGGAGGATAACAGTTTGGTATATATGAATCATGTTCTCGTCCTCATGCAGAGCATGGTTATCTGTGGTGTTGACGCTGAGGTCAGGTGACAGCTAGAGGACTGAGTTGGTACTTGACTCTTCTGTCGAGGCTGTCGTTGAGCGGTGGCTCTGTGGACCGAATCTGGAGGGCcagcagcaccagagacatcACTATGGCAGCAATCTGGAATACAGTGGAACAGATCAAGTTTCAGTGTTCCAGTTTATTTACAATGTATAACACGTTGGAAATGTTATTCACTTTCACATTATTTTGATTTGACCTTTGTTTTAACAGTAAAAAAAAGCAATAACAAAACATGATATACTATATAGAAATGTGCACAGAATGTGCTTTTTATCCACTCATATCCACAACAACCAGTCCACATTGTGCTATTGAACCATAGTTGTGCTAAATGCTACACTTGTCTTGCATCTAACGACATAACACCTTGGGAGGTAATAGTAGCTTCACAATAAAACATGAATCAACATAAAACATTAAAACAATAACAGTAGCTTCACAATCAAACATGAATCAACATTAAACATTAGAACAATAACAGCAGCTTCACAATCAAACATGAATCAACATTAAACATGAAAACAATACAAGTCAGTGGTCATACCATAATGGTGGCAAATGTAGAGATGAATCCGATCATGATCTGAATCAGGAAGTTCATGTGTCTCTTCAGTATGGGACCACAAGGCTGGAACAGATAGAGATGGCATTGTAACAGCCATAGAATTAGATATTAGAACTCATTAAATATTACAATTACATATtaataatttaataggatctctgtggtaACAGATATCTTAATTTTTTTGTGATATATCTTGTAACTTTGGAGTCAGTTTAGCCCAATGCTAGCTAGCTTTCACTGAAAATTGTTGCatcaaaataaaaaatgaataagaCTGCTTTACCTTGCTGTACACCCAGCGCACCTGGGACACTGAAACTGtagtttgtctgtgtgtgataTTGTGCTGGCAGTCCAGCTTCaaaaaaacacagagacagaaaaacaggatCAAACTCCTGTATAGGTCTCCACAAGCCTCTGTAACATTTCAAGTCTGTTTAAAGCTTctatccttagttgctacatccagtTTTGGACTTGTACATGTATTATATATACTCACTGACatcagggcggcaggtagcctagtggttagaacaggtagcctagtggttagagcaggtaggctagtggttagagcagatagcctagtggttagagtaggtagcttagtggttagagcaggtagcctagtggttagagcaggtagcctagtggttagaacattgggccaggaaccgaaaagttgctagatcaaatccctgagctgacaaggtataaatctgttgttttgtccctgaacaaggtagttaacccactgttcctaggccgtcattgtaaataagaatttgttttttaactgacttgcctagcaaaggtaaaataaaaatacattcttCAAGAATATAACTttttcatgagcttagttcaactgtcgtaccccatcagaaccctaaACATACGCTTGTTTTAGTCtataaacactgtatagcctataatgttgatatcatggatggtcagtccttgcatccatagctctgtttaTGAGTTGGAGaggggttacatttctccagacccatccctcAGGTGTTTATAATTTAAATGACTAAAGTCTGGCCCCAAGGCCGTCTCGTTCCTCCATTTCATATTTAGTATATCTCAATCCGTTAGTCATCTCTGTGCATGTAAAATGTCTGCACTGTCAAGACAGCCTTAGCTCTACTTGTCCATCTCCTAACAGGAAGGTGCTGTGGGTAAGCTCACCTTAGTGTTCTGTAGATCTACAGTCTCACACTGACTGTCCAATGAGTTGTCTGGAGGGAGTGgcggacagtagcaggagactgGAATGTGACAACCCCAGTCTGAGTGGCCACGCAGTCCACAACATTGATCCTAATGAACAAAcaacataaacaaacaaaccaaaacataaCACTCATCTCCAAATATCaatatttgtttgtttgtgcaACTATCAACAACAATATTGTACAACAACAAACAATTAGTCTGGTCCCCCTCTGTATTTTTTGCCAACTATTGTTATGGTTTTTATgtataatgactaaatgatgtatacatttaacgcAGGATTGTAACGAACAGAATTCTACCCTGTTTGATAAAGAATGTTTGTACATAGGCAAAGAGGAAGTGTTAACAGACAACTTGAGACCACTGTGAAACGAACAACAGGAAAGATGTCTCGTCCCCACCCAGGTAGGGGAGAAACCGTTGGGCTTGCAGTAGATTGTGTCACATGTTGCAGCATAAGATAATCAATATATGTGTTGGAATAAACTTGTAAAACATCATTGTCGTTGTCAGAgaggagggacatttatgacGTAATGTGAGGTATATATACCTATATGAGTGGTGTGATTGGCAGAGCTCTCGGAGTGACGTAATGTGAGGTATATATACCTATATGAGTGGTGTGATTGGCAGAGCTCTCGGAGTGACGTAATGTGAGGTATATATACCTATATGAGTGGTGTGATTGGCAGAGCTCTCGGAGTGACGTAATGTGAGGTATATATATCTATATGAGTGGTGTGATTGGCAGAGCTCTCGGAGTGACGTAATGTGAGGTATATATACCTATATGAGTGGTGTGATTGGCAGAGCTCTCGGAGTGACGTAATGTGAGGTATATATACCTATATGAGTGGTGTGATTGGCAGAGCTCTCGGAGTGACGTAATGTGAGGTATATATATCTATATGAGTGGTGTGATTGGCAGAGCTCTCGGAGTGACGTAATGTGAGGTATATATACCTATATGAGTGGTGTGATTGGCAGACCTCTCGGAGTGGCGTAATGTGAGGTATATATACCTATATGAGTGGTGTGATTGGCAGAGCTCTCGGAGTGACGTAATGTGAGGTATATATATCTATATGAGTGGTGTGATTGGCAGAGCTCTCGGAGTGACGTAATGTGAGGTATATATACCTATATGAGTGGTGTGATTGGCAGAGCTCTCGGAGTGACGTAATGTGAGGTATATATACCTATATGAGTGGTGTGATTGGCAGAGCTCTCGGAGAATAAACATTCTGACTATTGTgactggcctctgtctgtttcatttgaACCAGAACCTTACAAACTCTGGGCTACAGACAGAGTATTtcattgaagttcagtttatgaatcTTGGGAACTTAATTCCCTTACAACTATTCTGTCTACCATTGTCAAGATATTGATTCATGGTAATAATGATGATGTTAAAGTTGATACAGATCTGGCAATTTTAACAATATCTAGATACGTTGGCTGAAGATTATACAGATCTGAagcctgattgattgattgattgattgattattacGGATGCCTGGAGTTTGTTCAGTTCCCTCTGGACCTGTGGTTCAGTATCGTGAAGAGGAGGCACAGAGTGAAACCTTctgtccagaatctcctccaTCTTAAATGAATAAATAACACTTTATTATAACATCGCACACTGTTTATTAACATAACAACACTTTTGAATTGTTAATAAAAACTCAACTACATTTTTAGGGGAGGAAGTGGATACCTTTGGTTGGGCACGAACCATCGGCACAGCGATGATTACGATGGCTATGAATTCACAGGTCATGAAGACAGCATACTgtagaaagatatatatatatatatttagagagagatagagacagatagatacagagacagacagagacaggttaACAACatgcagacccccccccccccccctgattgAAAACAATCAGATGAATCTGAATAATAACACAAATCAATCATATTACTCTGAGCTATGAGACTAAGCTTTTTATAAACCAGGGTTGTTGTCTATGAGACTAAGCTGTTATAAACCAGGGTTGTTGTCTATGAGACTAAGCTGTTAAAAACCAGGGTTGTTGTCTATGAGACTAAGCTGTTTCTAAACCAGGGTTGTTGTCTATGAGACTAAGCTGTTATAAACCAGGGTTGTTGTCTATGAGACTAAGCTGTTAAAAACCAGGGTTGTTGTCTATGAGACTAAGCTGTTATAAACCAGGGTTGTTGTCTATGAGACTAAGCTGTTAGAAACCAGGGTTGTTGTCTA is part of the Salvelinus fontinalis isolate EN_2023a chromosome 39, ASM2944872v1, whole genome shotgun sequence genome and harbors:
- the LOC129838772 gene encoding 23 kDa integral membrane protein-like; its protein translation is MGNGRTYTRGLCITFNVLLLVSGVFLFVVGVSYSFQHPPEFDHRSTLHEMYVLNVFGPITVLFSILGGYAAYRDKRILLILYAVFMTCEFIAIVIIAVPMVRAQPKMEEILDRRFHSVPPLHDTEPQVQRELNKLQASDQCCGLRGHSDWGCHIPVSCYCPPLPPDNSLDSQCETVDLQNTKLDCQHNITHRQTTVSVSQVRWVYSKPCGPILKRHMNFLIQIMIGFISTFATIMIAAIVMSLVLLALQIRSTEPPLNDSLDRRVKYQLSPLAVT